Below is a genomic region from Synergistes jonesii.
CGGGGCGCATGTTGATGTAAAGGTCGAAAAGCTGGCGCATCTGCAGGATAGCGGATTTGAAGCCCTTCACGCCGGCCTTCGAGGTGATGGCCGCCATGATCGTCGCGTCGGTATCCCTGATCATTTTAATCGTTTCCGGCGGGACCGTGTTGCAGCGCGGGTCGCCTTCGCCGAATTTCTTGTTCGACTTTTCCCACATGCACCAGCCGAGGTCGGCCCTGTGCCAATTGATGGGCAGATCCATCGCTTCCAGGACGAGAAGGGCGCCCTCCATCATGTCAAAGCCGGAGTCGTCTCCAGCCATGTACGTTACGTCGTAGCGCTCTTTCTTTTCCTTGACTCTCATGATATTTGCCATAATACAATATCTCCTCCTCTTGGGGTTTGCGGTGCGTTTATTTTTTTACCCGGCCCCGCCTCGGGGCCGGGGCGTTCAACTAACTTACGCTAAGCCGAGCTCCTTCTTGACGTGTGGGATGAGCCCACCGTCCTTTATGAGCCCCTGCACGAATTCTGGATAGGGCGGGAAGGGATATTCCTTGCCGCCGGCGATTATCACTCCGCGTTCGAAGTCTATCTCCACTTCGTCGCCAGCTTTGATCGCTTCGACCGCCGCCGGGCAGATGATGATCGGCAGCCCTTCGTTGAAACAGTTGCGGTAGTAGATGCGCGCGAAGCTCTTGGCGATGATCGCCGCTATGCCGCGCTCTTTGATGCAGGTGACGGCCTGCTCGCGGCTGGAGCCGCAGCCCCAGTTTTTGCCGCCGACGATGATGTCGCCGGGCTTCGCGTTTTTGTTGAACTCGGGGTCAAGGTCTTCGCAGGCCACCTTGGCCATGTCGGCGCGTTCCTTGATGGTGTAGGTGTATTTCCCCGGGAAAATGACGTCGGTGTTCACGTCGTCGCCGTATTTCCAGACTTTACCTTTTACAGACATATTTATCTTCCTCCGTTCGTATATCTCTGTTGCGGCCTCGCCGCGCAAGTTCGGCCGCGGAAATCGAAAGGGTTCCCCCTTAGCGATTCCTCGGGTCGGAAATTTCGCCTTTGATCGCCGACGCCGCCACCGTCATCGGGCTTGCGAGGTAGATGAAGCTCTCCTTGTCGCCCATGCGCCCCTTGAAGTTTCTGTTGGCCGTGCTGATCGCGGATTCGCCGGGGGCCAAGATGCCCTCGTGGTTGCCCATGCAGGGGCCGCAGCCCGGGTTGCATATAACGCAGCCGGCATCAAGGAAGATGTCAAGAAGCCCTTCCTTCATGGCCTGACGATATACTATCCAGGAAGCGGGTATCACTACCGTGCGTACCGCGACTTTCTTTCCTTTGAGAACCTGAGCTGCCAGACGCAGGTCTTCGATGCGGCCGTTGGTGCAGGAGCCGAGGAAGGCTTCGTGGATCTTCGTGCCCTTGACCTCTTCGATCGGAGCGTAGTTGTCGACCTTGTGCGGCTTGGCGACTCCCGGCGTGATGTCGCCTAAGTCGTAGTGGAATTCCTTCGCGTAAACGGCGTCTTCGTCGGCCCAGATGGCCTCCCATTTGTCGCTCTTCGCGTTGCCGCGCTCTTTGAGCAGGTCAAGCAGCTTTTTGTCCGGCTTGCAGACGGCGTTCTTCGCGCCGAACTCGATACCCATGTTGCAGAGCGTCATACGCTCGGCTATGCTCATGTTCTCGATGCCTTCGCCGTGGAATTCGACGCTCATGTAGTCGGCGCCGTCGGCCCTGACGTCGCCGATGAACTTAAGGATGAAGTCCTTAGCGGAGACGCCGGGCTTGAACTTCCCGGTAACTACGACCTTCATGCTCTCTGGAACTTTGAACCAGAGCTTCCCCGTGGCCCAGACCGCCGCCATCTCGGAGCGGCCGATGCCCGTCGAGAATGCGCCGTATGCGCCGTAGGTGCATGTGTGGCTGTCGCTGCCGACCATTACGAGGCCGGGGAGGGCGAAGCCCTCTTCGCACATCTTTTGGTGACAGACGCCGCCTTCGCTCTTGACGTCGTAGAAGTTGGGTATCCCCTGCGCCGCGACGAATTCGCGGACTTCCTTGTGGTTCACGGCGTGGTCGCTCGTCGGAGCGGGCACCGCGTGGTCGAGTATCAGGCAGATGCGCTCGGGATATTTTACGTTTTTGACGCCGATCTTTTTGAACGTCCTGGCTATAGGGGCGCCGTTGTCGTGGCTCATGCAGAAATCCGGTTCCACCGTTACGACCTGGTTCGCCGTGACTTCGTATCCGGCCGCCTTACCGAGAACCTTTTCAGCAAATGTCTTGCCCATAAGATATTCCTCCTGCTTATTTCGCACCGGCTTTGGCCTTCATGTAATTCATAAGGCCGCCGGCTTTCATTATATCGTTCTCAAGATCGCTGACCGCGTCGCCGTGGAATACGTTGCCGTTGGTGGCGTCTTTGATCGTTCCAGTTGACAGCTCTACCTCAAGTTGGTCGCCGTCCTTTATCTTTCCTTCTTTTATAGCTTCCGATAGGCCCTTCACAAATAGGACGGGATAGCCGTTGTTGATCGCGTTTCTATAGTAAATGCGGCTGCAGGTTTCCGCGAGGACACAAGGGATCCCGGCGTACTCGAGGCAATAGACCGCGTGTTCACGGCTGGAGCCGCAGCCGAAGTTCTTGCCGGCCACCACAAAATCGCCAGGCTTCACTTCTTTGGCGAAGTTTTCTTTGCCGGGATAGTATTCGAAGGCATACTGCGGCATATTCTTGGGGTCGGTCTCCGCGAGATATTTGTTGTGGTAGATGAGGTCGGTATCGACGTCATCGCTGAATACCCATGCTCTGCCTTTGAGAATTTCGCTCATAACACTCTTCCTCCTCTATCTACTTCAATATGTCTCTCGGATCTGTGATGCATCCCTTGACGGCCGTCGCCATCGCGGTCATAGGACTCATCAGGTAGGTGTGGCTGCCTTTTCCGACCTTGCCTATGAAATTACGGTTCGTCGTCGAACAACCTACGTCGCCGGACGGCATTGCGCCATAATGCTCCGCGGTACAGAGCGAGCAGGTCGGGTTCGTAAATACGATCCCAGCCTTGAGGAAATCCTCGGCCATCCCCTCTTTTATGCAGCGGAGCTGTATCTCGGTAGTCGAGGGAGTGATAATCGTGCGGACCTTCGGGCTGACCTTGCCGCCGCCAGCCATCAGCACCTCGTGCGCCGCCTTGAGATCTTCATAACGACCGTTCGAACAGGAGCCTATATGGACCTGGTCGACGACAGTTCCCGCAATCTCGCGCACCGGCTTCACGTTGTCTGGAGCGTCCGGGCAGGAGGCGAGCGGCTCAAGATCCGTCACGTCGTAGTGGATCACCTTGCAGTATTCGGCGTCGGGATCGGCCTTCAGCTCTTCGGCCAGCTTCGCGACTTCCGGTCCGGCGCGCTCAACGAGCCATTTGAGAACCTCGCCGTTAGGCATTATGAGAGGGACCTTGCCGCTCATTTCTGTGACCATCGAGCAGAGTGTAATGCGTTCGTCGAGCGAGGCGTTTTCGATCGTCTCACCGGTGAATTCGACGGCGAGAAAATCCATGCCGCCGGCACCGAGATCGCCTACGATATGTGTCAGGAGGTCCCTCATGCAGACGCCCTTTTTGAATTTTCCGGTTACCTCGATCTTCATTGTCTCAGGGACACGGAACCAGTTCGTTCCAGCAATATAGGAAGCGGCGATGTCGGAGTTGCCGACGCCGGTCGCGAACGCACCTATCGAACCGAGGAGGTTCATGTGGCTGTCCGTTCCGAGCACGACGTCGCCGGGCTTTATCATGCCTGCTTCAAGCATTACATGCTGTCCGATCCCGTTGTTGATGTCAAAAAGATGCGTTACTCCCTGTTTTTTACAGAATTCACGGATTATTTTCTGGTTCGCGGCTACCTTCTCAGAATGCGCGGGAGCCTGTAGGTCAAACGTGAAAGCGAGTTTGTTTGGATCCCATACCTTAGCCTCCTTGCCCATCTCCTTTTCAAACTGGAGAACTACGTTGGCCCCCCCGAAGTCGCGGCAGGTCGCCCAGTCGATGTTGCACCAGACACGGTCGCCCTCTTTGACCGGATGGCCGCAGGCCTTCTCCATTATTTTCATTATCGATGTCTTGCCCATTCCTTATTCCCTCCGTTTTATTTATGGTGGAAAATTATTGTCTACTTCAATCCAAGGAAGGACTTCACAGATTCAAAATTGATGAAGTCGGCCTTGTTTACAATGACTCCCTCTGGACTGCGCAGAGTGCCGTCGCCTTCCTTTGCGTGGTTCGCGATTATGTGGCCGATAGCGTCGGAACAGCCGTTGCGCATCGCGATCACCGTGCCCGAGAAGGGGTGGCGGAGATTCTTGCCCATCGGCGATTTTACCGTTTCTCCGGCGGCGTTTCTCACGTATTCGACGAGCTTGCCTACGTCGTGGAGCAGCGCGCCCGCTATCAGCAGGTCGTTGTCGATCGTGAATTTAGCGTCCTTCTCGGCGTAGATAGCGTTGAATTCATCCATTGCGCGCTTCGCCACGCGCGTTACGCCGCGCACGTGTTCAAGATACGAGAACGGGCAGTCCGGAATAAGGAGCGTGAAAGGGATCTTGTCCATGTCTTCCGGCTCCCAACCCCCTGTCTTGAGCGCGTCGACGTACGAGGCGACTACCTTCGCCTGAAGCTCCTTGTCCTTGATCCATTCGATCTCCGGGAACATCTCTCTGATTTTCTTCTCCATAGCTCTTCCTCCCGTAAAGGTCTTTGATGTTGATATTTTGCCTCTCTTGCTTTATGCGTTTATTCGCCCGCCGCTATGCCTCTGTGCAGCGTGCGGTAAATCCTGTCTATATGGCGCGAGGCGGCTTCGCGCGCCTTTTCCACGTTATGGTCGAGTATCGCGTCGTACATCTCTTTGTGTTCGTTTAAAAACGCGTCTTTATCGTCGAGAAGATTGTAAATGCGCTCGTGAGTCGCGAGAATCAGATCGAAATTCATCCTCGTGAGGTTTATGAATACGAAATTATGCGTCGCTTCGGCGATCAGCAGATGAAAATCGAAATCCGCCTGCGCGCGTTCGTCCGGGCTCGCAAGAGAGCGCTCGGTCGACGTGATGTTGCGGAGGATGCGCGTCAGATCCGACGGCGTCGCGCGCATCGCGCTTTCCGCGATGATCGCGGGGTCGAGTATGCGGCGCGCCTCCATAAGCTCCAATATCGCGGAGTCTTCAAGCTGTATGGTGTTTTTGTTCTCAGATATCGCGCGCGGGTGGCGCACGAAGCGCCCCTTGCCGGGGATAGATTCGATGAGGCCCAGCAGCTCCATCACGCGGAAGGCTTCTCTCAGCGAACTGCGGCTCACTCCGAAGGTCTCCATGAGCTGGCGTTCGGACGGGAGCGGGTCGCCCGGGAGAATATTGCCCGCGGCTATTTCGCCCTTCAGTTTTTCAACAACCTTTTCGTAGATTCGCGTTCCTTTCGAAACAGGCGCTTCCATCATTGTGAAAAAACCTCCTTTGCGGACTACCCAGTACACTTTATAATACATATCCGATAAGTTTGCAAGCCTTTTTATATATTCTAAATTTTCCAATTTTTGAAGTTAAATTTCTGGAATTAAAACATCGGACACTTTGTGAAATGCCTTTGAAATACCGGCATTCACTGGGTTTTTAATTTTTGTCGTTATTGTTTTGTTTGTGGTAAAAATGAACTTTTCCATGAATTAAATACAGAGAAAAATGCTTACATAATTTTTTCACAAATGGTCAGACCAAAAATATCCGGCACGCTGGGAACATCTTATACAAAGACAAATAAAGCGGCGCGGCGCAATCAGCTTCTTAGACAGTATTCCGCCGGCCCGGCGCAGCAAGTTCGATTTCCAACCTGCCGCAAAAGAAGCGCCTCCAAAGAACCGCGGAATTTCCCGCGCTTCTTTTTCGTCAAAAAACTTTTAAATGGCGCGCGTTTATACTAAACTTTATTATATATTATCATCGGCTAAGGCCGGCGGGAAGTGTGCGGCAAATGAACGGTCCTCTAAAAAAACGGCGCGGGGCGCCGGAAAAAATCGACGCGCGGACCCTGCTCTCTCTGCGCGGGCTGAAGATTCTCGGCGTCAACCCTCCGGTGCGCGATTTCGCTTTTATGGACCTCTGGTCGAAGCCGCTGGGGCTCTTATACATCCTGCAAGCCCTGCGCGCCGATAACGAAGTGTCGCTGCTCGACTGCGTCGCCTTCGCCGCCGAAGGAGAAAAGAGTTACGGGCGCGCAAAGATAAAAAAGAGGGAGATAGATAAGCCCGAAGTCTACCGGGGCATTCCGCGCCGTTTCAATCATTTTGGCCTGACCAAAAGTGAAATAATGAGCTATTGCACGGCGCGCGACGAGCCCGACGTCATTCTCGTCACCTCCGCAATGACTTATTGGTACACGGGCGTGAAGTGGATCATCGAGACGCTCGGCGAAATTTTTCCGGACGCGCCAGTCGTTCTCGGAGGAATTTACGCAAGCCTGATGCCGGAGCACGCCGCGCTGCTCGGCGCGGATTATATCTCCTGCGACAGAGGCGAGCCGCCGGCGCCCTATCCGGCCATGGATCTGTACGGCGCGCCGCGCTACGGCGTCGCGATGACCTCCTTCGGCTGCCCCTTCTCGTGCAAATACTGCGCGTCAAACGTTTTATGGCCGCGATATTTCCGACGGCCCATCGGCGGCGTGCTGCGCGAGATAGATTATCAGGCGAAGCTCGGCGCGCGCGACTTCGCCTTTTACGACGACGCGCTGCTGCTCGGCAGGGATGAGTTCTTTTATCCGCTCTGCCGCGAGCTGCGCGCACGCTACGGCGGAGAGCTGCGGCTCCACGCGCCGAACGGGCTGCACGTCAGGCAGATAGACGCGGAGTGCGCGAATATTTTGTTTGAGACGGGCTTCAAAACGATCAGGCTGTCGCTTGAGAGCATCGACCCCAAAGTGGCGCACGACGGCTCTTCGAAGGTCGCGCGCGACGAATACGCCGCGGCCGTGAAGAATCTTCTCGCAGCCGGCTACGGCGCGAAGGAGTGTGAGACGTACATACTGCTCGGCCTTCCCGGGCAGGACGTCGAGTCGGTGAAGGAGACTATCCGCTTCGTGCGCGGCTGCGGCGGCGCGCCGAAGCTCGCGGAGTTCTCGCCGATTCCCGGCACGCCCTATTTTGAGGAGGCGGCGCGCGCTCTTCCCGAACTGAGGACGGAGCCCCTTCTTCAGAACAACTCGGTTTACTGTTCGTATTTTTCGAAGAGCGTAACGCCGGAGCTTCTGCAGCAGCTCAAGGACATAGCAAGGGGCCGCTGACGCGGCGAAGTAGATTCAGATCCGGCCGGCGCGCTCCAGCTTGCGCCACATGAAGGCCGCGAAGGCGCAGCAGGCCAGCGCGGTCAAAACTACCGTGCGAAAGCTGAAGACGGCGTCCGTCGCCTCGCTTATATAGGAAGTCGCGAGCGGCACGACGGCGAAGTCAAGCGCGATCGTGAACCACATTATCGAGACGGCCTGAGGCTGAAGGCGGCGCGGCGAGTGATCCGAGACGAGCGCTAAGTGCAGCGGGAAGCCGAAGCCCATCCCTATTCCGAACAAGAAGCCTAAAATCATCAGGGAGGCGCGCCCCGGGTTCACCGACGCAAGCAGCAGCAGTAGCGCCATCGCCGCGGTTATCGGCGCGGAGAGCTTCCATCTCGGGTATCTGTCGAGCACTTTTCCAAAGAATAGGCGCACGGCGACGCCGACCGCGGCGTTAGTCGAAAGGAAGTACGAGGACATAGTGCCGAAGCTCGCCGTCATTGGCGCCATGAAGGAGGACGCGGCGTCCACGATCGAAAAGGTGAAGACCATGAAGAGCGACAGCGCCACTGCGGGCATCCTGAAGCATTCTCCCATGCCTGAGAACGGCGAAACCGCGGCGTGCGACGCGCTGAGCGCCACGTCGTCGGTATCGAGCGCGAAAATCGTCACCGCCGCCATCGCGACCGCGAAAATCACGGGAATGGAAATGTAGGAATTGAAATATCCGTGGGCGAGCAACCAGTCGGCGACGGGCACGGCGGTCATCATCGGAGCGAGCCCCCCCGCCATGATGATCGAGTACGCTAGCCCGCGTTCCTCCTCGCGGAACGCGAGCGACTGATAGGTGGCAAGCGATATCTGCGTGAAAGCCGATGCCGCGCCGAAGAGTATACGCGCCGCCAAGGCGGGCAGGAAATGGCCGCCCGACAATGCGACGGCGAGCGAACCGGCGATCGACAGCACGCCGCCTGCCGCCAAAAATTTTCTGAAGCCGAAGCGCGGTATCATCATGCCGAGCAGAAGGCGGAAAAGAAGCGTCGCGAAATAGAAGGCCGATACGAGCGCGCCGGCGCGCGCGGCAGAATAGCCGACGTGGGCGTAGTATACCGGCAGAAGATACGAGACGTTCGAATATCCGAAGTTAAAGAAGAAGCCCAGAGCGAGCAAAAGTATTTTTTTATTTCTGCTCTGCGGCGCGCGGCATACAGAAGGCACGGCATATCCCCCCGAATCTCTTTCGGTTAGCGCTTACGGAGCAGATTCTACAGCAAACGGCGGCCGTCATGCAATATTTTCCGAGCCGACGAACGACGATGAGCGTTAAAATATAGCTAAGGCGCAAGGCTGGAAAAACGTGGCGAAGGAGAAATTTTTTATGAAGATAATCGATTCTCATGTGCATATATATCCCGAATTCCTCAAAAAAGAGCGCGATAAAATCGCGGCGCGCGAGCCATGGTTCGACCTGCTGACCTCTTCGAAGGTGCAGAAGTGGGGAGTCGCGGAGGAATTGATAGAAGCGATGGACGCGGCCGGAATAGAAAGCTCCTTCGCCACGACCTTCGCCTTCCGCGACATAGGGCTCTGCCGCGAGATGAACGACTACCTCTTCGACGCGGCGAAGCGCTTCGCCGGTCGCATCACGCCGCTTGCCGTCGTGCCTCCGACGGACGCCGGCGCGCCCGCCGAGGCCGAACGCGCGTTCGATATGGGCGCGGCGGGCATAGGCGAGCTCTTCCCCGACGGACAGGGATTCGACATGGCCGACGCCTCTCAGCTTCGCGCGCTATGCGAGATGTGCCGCGAGCGCGGGAAATTCATAATGTTCCACACCGCGGAACAGGCCGGACACAGCTACGCCGGCAAGGGCGCGTACGGCGCGCGCGAGGCGGCCGCCTTCTGCCGCAACTTTCCGCTCGTCCGCGTGATATTCGCCCACTTCGGCGGCGGACTGTGGGCCTTCTCGGCTATGCCAGAAATGCGCCTCCTCATGGTGAACGCGCGCTTCGACACGGCGGCGTGGCCGTGGCTATACGAGCCGCGCGTCATGGACGCGATATTCGCGGTCGGGGCCGGCGATAAGATTTTCTTCGGCTCGGACTGGCCGATACTCGGCTTCGAACGATACGCGAAGCTGATAGGAAAGACGAGTCTGGCGGAAGAGGAAAAATCCGCCCTGCTCGGCGGCAGCGCCGAAAAATTCCTGCGGCAGGAGCCTTAAAGGAAAGAGGGCGCCTCTGTTTGCGCACACCATCGTGAGGTATCCCGGAACCAAAACGCGGATTTTGCGCACCGCGTGGAAGAAAACCGCACGGACTTTCAAAATCTTCGGGTAGCTTGGGTATACTTCGGAAAAAAGATGTGATTTTTGTGCGCGAAAAAGCGCCGGCAATATTTATCAGCCGTTGCTGATATGCCAATTGGAACGCCCCACAGTCCACAGTGCCTGTGGGATGTTTTTCCAAAAAGTTTCTATACCTTTACGGGGAAACAAATAATCGCGCTTTCCCTGCCGCTTACATAATGATCCGTCATAGCTTTCTCCGCGGCCTCGGCATCTCCATTCGAGATCGCAGCCAGGATTGCCTCATGTTCTCCAACAATTTTATTGGTAAAAATCTTATTCTTATACATTATATTCCGCTGTGAGCGGACTTCATTCCAAAGGCTGAATAGGCGGGCGACAAATAATTTATTATAGTAATTCTCAAAAAGCTTTCTGTGGAAGAGATCGTTGGCACGGCCGATACCTTCGATATCGTTTTTTGCGATATGCTCACCCAGATCCTCATTGATCTTCCTCAAGGAATCCATGTCGACAATAAAAGGCATTTTGGCAAGCTCTTTTACAAGATATGTCTCTAGAACCTGGTGTATCTCCGAAACCTGAAGATACTCGTACAAAGTCAAGTTACGAACAGAGTAACCGACTTTGGGTTCATAGACGGCAACTCCCTCGGCGATAAGTTTTTTCAGCGCCTCACGGATCGGTGTCTGGCTAATGCCAATATCCTTTGCAAGAAGGTCTATGTTTATGTGAGCCCCGGGCATCAGCTTATTATTTTCAATAAGACCCCTTATTTCTTTGGCGGCGTAATCAGCAAGCGATGTTTTTGGCAAAACATTACCTCCGAATCCCTCTCGGCAAAATTTCCCTCAGCGCGTATTTTAACACAAATTTTTGCACAACAAACGGGCCACGGATTTTTCCCGCAGCCCGCCAAGATATCAGGCGTTCTGCCGATCACAAAATATTTTTACGAATCAAACCCCTTTGGATTATGAGCTTGATATTTTCCCTGTTTTCAAAGGCTTCGGGATTTTTTAACGGGTTGCCTGCGACGAGGATTATATCCGCTTCCTTACCGACTTCTAGTGTGCCGATTTTTTTCTCCAGTTTCATGAGCCGCGCATTTTCCCTCGTTGCGGAAATTATTGCAGCCTGGACGCCCATAACTCTCGCTTTCAGGCTTATCTCCATATTCTTGTGGTACTGTCCGTCGCCGACCACGTCAGAACCGGAGCCTATATCAAGCCCGGCGTCAGCTGCACAGCGCACCGCTTGAAGCGCCGTCTCGCGCACTTCTTTCATCTTGCGAAGAAAGTAAGGGGGGATGCCCAACTCCTCACCATGCTCGCTCATATAGAAATACGTCGTCAACGTGGGTACAAGCCAACAGCCTTTTCCCTTCAGATATTTCGCAGTCTCCGCATTCAAGTAATTGCCATGCTCTATACTGTAAATACCTGCGTCCGCGCAGAGCCTCATGCTCGCGTTTGAATAGCAGTGAGCAAGGACCTTCTTATTCGCGGCAGACGCCTCATGAACAACGGAACTCAACTCTTCTATAGTGTACTGCGTCGTATCGGGCTCATCGGCCTGGCTGGCACAGCCGCCGCCCGCCATGACCTTCAGATGATCCACGCCCTGGCGAAGCTGTTCGCGTGCGGCCTTCTGAACCTCGGCAACGCCATCGGCGACTACAGCCGAAAAGGGCGATATTGCGGGCGCCGAAATTTCCGTCGAATAGCGCATGTCCGCATGTCCGCCGGTCATGGTGAGCGACTTTCCACATACAGTCAGCCTCGGCCCCGGCACAAGCCCTCGCTCAACAGCGACACGGAAACCGGCATCGGCCCCGCCTGCATCACGTGCCGTTGTAAAGCCTTGGTCAAGCGTATCTTTCAGCACTCCAAGCGCCTTAACATAGTGCATTGCAGGATAATCTCTCCTGTGCTGCGTGCCGAGATCGTTGTCGAACAGACTGAGGTGGATGTGGGCATCAATCAGGCCTGGCATCAGCGTCATCCCATGGCAGTCAAATTTTTCCACATCCGCAAACGACGGAACCGGGCCGATGCCGACCTCCCTTATCATCCCTTCTTCTACGACAAGCCAGCCGTTATCTATAGGCTCGCCTCCCGTACAATCAAAGATCTGAGCGTTGTAAAACAGTTTCAATGTCATTGCGGCCCCCTCCGGCAACTTCTTCTATGCCTTTTTACGCTTTTGAAAAATGCAAAGAACTAAGATGGAGCAGATAACCGCGGGCAGCACGGACGGATACGTTACGGCAAAGCCCCAGCCACGCTTTTTCAGTATCTCCATCGCTATTGTCACCACACCGCCAGTTATCATAGAGCAAAGGCCGCCAAATTTTGTCACCCTCTCCGGGCAAATAACTGCGGCCACCAATGCCGGCGATATCGCCGCGCCGTACATTGTGTAAGCATACATCTGAAGGGCAAGAATATTCGGGAAATACATTATCATTACATATCCCAGAACAGCAAGCCCAAGGACGCATATCCTCGACACTTTCAGTAATTTTTCGGGTCCTGCTTCACGATTAAAATAACGTACGTAAAGATCGCTGCTGGTGTTTATACCGATCGAGAGCAAAAATGAGTTTGCCGTCGTTACGATAAAGGCGGCTACCGCAGCAACTGATATTCCGCCTATAAACACCGGCATTCCATGCTGAGCAAGATGGATGAATGCCTGTGCAGGCTTGATATCCGGATAGAGGGCACGTGAAGTGATTGCAGCAATGGAGACTACCACACCGATAAGCAGAGTCAACAGAGACCACCAGATGCCGCCCTTCATCGCCGTATCTTCATCTTTAGCCGCAAAGAAACGCTGGTACATATTCTGGTCGCCCATCAGGTATACAAATGTCGGAAGGAAGAAACCGAGCACCTGTACGAAGGAAAGATTTCCAAAACCGAGATGCCCTTCAGGAAGGCGGGCTACTATTGATGAGAACCCGCCCGCATTGTAGACGGCAAGAGGCACGCCGATAAAAAGACCTATCATTATCATCACGCAGCTGACAAAATCTGTGTACGCAACTGAATATAGCCCTCCGAAGAGAGAGGTTGCTATGATAACGACAAATGCGATTATTGTTCCCGTATTTACAGAGATTCCCAATGTCGACTGCAAGAGCGTTCCCACGCCGAGGAATTGGTACGCTACGACGCCGAGATAGGCGAGAAGAATTATTATCGTAGAGATGAAACGCGCCTCGGCGCCATAGACCTTTTCAATAACCTCCGGCACCGTCTGCGCATTCTGGCGACGAATCTTTTTTGATATG
It encodes:
- a CDS encoding amidohydrolase family protein, whose amino-acid sequence is MKIIDSHVHIYPEFLKKERDKIAAREPWFDLLTSSKVQKWGVAEELIEAMDAAGIESSFATTFAFRDIGLCREMNDYLFDAAKRFAGRITPLAVVPPTDAGAPAEAERAFDMGAAGIGELFPDGQGFDMADASQLRALCEMCRERGKFIMFHTAEQAGHSYAGKGAYGAREAAAFCRNFPLVRVIFAHFGGGLWAFSAMPEMRLLMVNARFDTAAWPWLYEPRVMDAIFAVGAGDKIFFGSDWPILGFERYAKLIGKTSLAEEEKSALLGGSAEKFLRQEP
- a CDS encoding GntR family transcriptional regulator produces the protein MPKTSLADYAAKEIRGLIENNKLMPGAHINIDLLAKDIGISQTPIREALKKLIAEGVAVYEPKVGYSVRNLTLYEYLQVSEIHQVLETYLVKELAKMPFIVDMDSLRKINEDLGEHIAKNDIEGIGRANDLFHRKLFENYYNKLFVARLFSLWNEVRSQRNIMYKNKIFTNKIVGEHEAILAAISNGDAEAAEKAMTDHYVSGRESAIICFPVKV
- a CDS encoding metal-dependent hydrolase family protein, giving the protein MTLKLFYNAQIFDCTGGEPIDNGWLVVEEGMIREVGIGPVPSFADVEKFDCHGMTLMPGLIDAHIHLSLFDNDLGTQHRRDYPAMHYVKALGVLKDTLDQGFTTARDAGGADAGFRVAVERGLVPGPRLTVCGKSLTMTGGHADMRYSTEISAPAISPFSAVVADGVAEVQKAAREQLRQGVDHLKVMAGGGCASQADEPDTTQYTIEELSSVVHEASAANKKVLAHCYSNASMRLCADAGIYSIEHGNYLNAETAKYLKGKGCWLVPTLTTYFYMSEHGEELGIPPYFLRKMKEVRETALQAVRCAADAGLDIGSGSDVVGDGQYHKNMEISLKARVMGVQAAIISATRENARLMKLEKKIGTLEVGKEADIILVAGNPLKNPEAFENRENIKLIIQRGLIRKNIL
- a CDS encoding sodium:solute symporter family protein — its product is MENVNANFAFYCVAIYLTLISLLGVYFAKRIKNQEDYAVAGRSLPVYVLVGTLIATWMGAGTVMGGANSLGYQFGLGVAIAFSLASPIGQVVLTFISKKIRRQNAQTVPEVIEKVYGAEARFISTIIILLAYLGVVAYQFLGVGTLLQSTLGISVNTGTIIAFVVIIATSLFGGLYSVAYTDFVSCVMIMIGLFIGVPLAVYNAGGFSSIVARLPEGHLGFGNLSFVQVLGFFLPTFVYLMGDQNMYQRFFAAKDEDTAMKGGIWWSLLTLLIGVVVSIAAITSRALYPDIKPAQAFIHLAQHGMPVFIGGISVAAVAAFIVTTANSFLLSIGINTSSDLYVRYFNREAGPEKLLKVSRICVLGLAVLGYVMIMYFPNILALQMYAYTMYGAAISPALVAAVICPERVTKFGGLCSMITGGVVTIAMEILKKRGWGFAVTYPSVLPAVICSILVLCIFQKRKKA